A genomic segment from Neisseria perflava encodes:
- a CDS encoding FAD-binding domain-containing protein, with protein sequence MKSAHVLVWFRRNLRLHDNAALNAAVASGLPIACVWVSQRPSENHNPRQSLFHYQAAQELHTRLAAHHIPLYVVASDEDLLPLAAALNAHTVITDEAYTEAEIRQDNHLWHNFDRAGIALQHANDRGILAKSPLMDANGLPYTDFVAYKQAWLQAYSGQRPSETELSVQTEQNVPLFPAHTGAVLPAYQQGGETAALTQWHAFKQNLVHYPITQNFPARKNTSLLNAYLSAGCISPRLLAAEGLANRHFEWLDKLIFRDYCYQLAYHRRLPETTDAAPVRKYWRHGQTGVPIIDASIRGLKATGHLHPVLQQLCAHYFCHALNLDPNQGIAWTASVQTGTDPALNQANWHLAAQDTATVRYAHRSHQIDPDGSYIRSYLPELAHLPSTLIHTPWAAADDIDTHGYPFPKAV encoded by the coding sequence ATGAAATCTGCCCACGTCCTTGTCTGGTTCCGCCGCAACCTCCGCCTGCACGACAATGCCGCGCTTAATGCCGCCGTTGCAAGCGGTTTGCCCATCGCCTGCGTCTGGGTCAGCCAAAGGCCGTCTGAAAACCACAATCCGCGTCAAAGCCTGTTCCACTATCAAGCCGCGCAAGAGCTGCATACCCGTCTGGCGGCACACCATATTCCTTTATATGTCGTTGCCTCCGACGAAGACCTCCTCCCCTTGGCTGCTGCGCTTAATGCCCATACCGTTATCACAGATGAAGCCTACACCGAAGCCGAAATCCGCCAAGACAACCACCTCTGGCACAATTTCGACCGAGCAGGCATTGCCCTGCAACACGCCAACGACCGCGGCATTTTGGCCAAATCCCCCCTCATGGATGCCAACGGCCTGCCCTACACCGATTTTGTCGCCTATAAACAGGCATGGTTGCAGGCTTATTCAGGACAAAGGCCGTCTGAAACCGAATTGTCTGTTCAAACCGAACAAAACGTTCCACTGTTTCCAGCCCATACCGGCGCAGTATTGCCTGCCTATCAGCAGGGCGGCGAAACCGCAGCCTTAACGCAATGGCACGCGTTCAAACAGAATTTGGTTCACTACCCGATTACTCAAAATTTTCCGGCACGAAAAAACACCAGCCTCCTCAATGCCTACCTGTCCGCAGGCTGCATTTCACCGCGCCTGCTGGCCGCCGAAGGCTTGGCAAACCGACATTTCGAGTGGCTGGACAAGCTTATTTTCCGCGACTACTGCTACCAGCTCGCCTACCACCGCCGCCTGCCCGAAACAACCGATGCCGCTCCGGTACGCAAATACTGGCGACACGGCCAAACCGGCGTGCCCATCATCGACGCCTCCATCCGCGGCCTCAAAGCCACCGGCCACTTACACCCCGTTCTCCAGCAGCTGTGTGCCCACTATTTCTGCCATGCGCTCAACCTTGACCCCAACCAAGGCATCGCATGGACAGCCTCCGTCCAAACCGGCACCGACCCCGCGCTCAACCAAGCCAACTGGCACCTCGCCGCACAAGACACGGCCACCGTCCGCTATGCCCACCGTTCACATCAAATCGACCCCGACGGCAGCTACATCCGCAGTTACCTCCCCGAATTGGCGCACCTACCGTCCACCCTCATCCACACGCCGTGGGCAGCCGCCGACGACATCGACACACACGGCTACCCCTTCCCCAAGGCCGTCTGA
- the minC gene encoding septum site-determining protein MinC: MKPAFDIKTSRLDVLSIHLHTADLTELEEFLRQLAGQSQDEFVPFILDVQDFDHPESIDLGGMISLFARYGMQILGLHHTSDTWAAAAARYHLVFKQGNSTQAADTQAAPTPRQAPQPQDVQATVINNPTVLVSTPVRTGQQVYAENGDLIVTGIVSQGAELIADGNIHIYAPMRGRALAGAKGNTNARIFIHSMQAELVSVAGIYRNFEQDLPEHLHKKPVQVSLQDNRLVISAIDAE; this comes from the coding sequence ATGAAACCCGCATTCGACATAAAAACGTCACGTTTGGACGTCTTATCCATCCATCTGCACACCGCAGATCTAACAGAATTGGAAGAATTCCTGCGCCAACTGGCAGGCCAATCTCAAGACGAATTCGTTCCCTTCATTTTAGACGTACAAGATTTCGACCACCCCGAATCCATCGATTTGGGCGGCATGATTTCCCTGTTTGCCCGTTACGGCATGCAAATTTTAGGGCTGCACCACACCAGCGACACATGGGCGGCAGCAGCGGCGCGTTATCATTTGGTATTCAAACAAGGTAACTCCACCCAGGCAGCCGACACACAGGCAGCGCCTACCCCGCGCCAAGCACCACAGCCGCAAGACGTACAAGCCACCGTTATCAACAATCCGACCGTATTGGTCAGCACGCCCGTGCGTACCGGCCAGCAGGTTTACGCTGAAAACGGCGACCTCATCGTTACCGGCATCGTCAGCCAAGGTGCGGAACTTATCGCCGACGGCAACATCCATATTTACGCCCCCATGCGCGGCAGAGCGTTGGCCGGTGCCAAAGGCAATACCAACGCGCGCATCTTTATTCATTCCATGCAGGCCGAATTAGTCTCCGTTGCCGGTATCTACCGCAACTTCGAGCAAGACCTGCCCGAGCATCTGCACAAAAAACCCGTACAAGTATCATTGCAAGACAACCGACTGGTTATCAGCGCAATCGACGCCGAATAA
- the minD gene encoding septum site-determining protein MinD — translation MSKIIVVTSGKGGVGKTTTSASIATGLALRGHKTAVIDFDVGLRNLDLIMGCERRVVYDLINVIHGEATLNQALIKDKNCENLYILPASQTRDKDALTREGVDNVMKELASKKMGFEFIICDSPAGIEQGALMALYFADEAIITTNPEVSSVRDSDRILGILQSKSRKAEQGDTVKEHLLITRYSPERVAKGEMLSVQDICDILRIPLIGVIPESQNVLQASNAGEPVIHQDNAAAAEAYKDVIARLLGENREMRFLEAEKKSFLKRLFGG, via the coding sequence GTGTCCAAAATCATCGTAGTAACTTCAGGTAAAGGCGGCGTGGGCAAGACCACTACCAGCGCCAGCATCGCAACCGGCCTGGCCCTGCGCGGCCACAAAACTGCCGTGATCGACTTCGACGTCGGTTTGCGCAACCTTGACCTGATTATGGGTTGCGAACGCCGCGTCGTATATGACCTCATCAACGTTATCCACGGCGAAGCGACTCTCAACCAAGCCCTGATTAAAGACAAAAACTGCGAAAACCTCTACATCCTGCCTGCATCGCAAACCCGCGACAAAGACGCGCTGACCCGCGAAGGCGTGGACAACGTGATGAAAGAGCTGGCCAGCAAAAAAATGGGCTTCGAATTCATCATCTGCGACTCCCCTGCCGGTATCGAACAAGGCGCACTGATGGCGCTCTACTTTGCCGACGAAGCCATCATTACCACCAATCCGGAAGTATCCAGCGTCCGCGACTCCGACCGTATCTTGGGCATTTTGCAAAGCAAATCCCGCAAAGCCGAACAAGGCGATACTGTTAAAGAGCACCTGCTGATTACTCGCTACTCCCCTGAGCGCGTGGCCAAGGGCGAAATGCTGTCTGTACAAGATATCTGCGACATCTTGCGTATTCCGTTGATCGGTGTGATTCCTGAATCACAAAACGTCCTGCAAGCTTCCAACGCCGGCGAACCTGTCATCCACCAAGACAATGCCGCAGCAGCAGAAGCCTACAAGGACGTTATCGCCCGCCTCTTGGGTGAAAACCGCGAAATGCGTTTCCTCGAAGCTGAGAAGAAAAGCTTCTTAAAACGACTGTTCGGAGGTTAA
- the minE gene encoding cell division topological specificity factor MinE has protein sequence MSLLDMLFGRKPKTATVARDRLQIIIAQERAQEGQAPDYLPTLRKELLEVLSKYVNVSLDDIRISQEKQDGLDVLELNITLPEQKKA, from the coding sequence ATGTCACTGCTCGATATGCTGTTCGGCAGAAAGCCGAAAACCGCCACCGTCGCGCGCGACCGCCTGCAAATCATCATCGCGCAAGAACGCGCACAAGAAGGCCAAGCTCCGGACTATCTGCCGACCCTGCGTAAAGAGTTGTTGGAAGTCCTGTCCAAATACGTCAACGTATCATTGGACGACATCCGCATCTCCCAAGAGAAACAAGACGGCTTGGACGTTCTTGAGCTGAACATCACCCTGCCGGAACAAAAAAAGGCTTAA
- a CDS encoding hydrogen peroxide-inducible genes activator translates to MTLTELRYIVAVAQERHFGRAARRCFVSQPTLSIAIKKLEEELSVSLFDRSSNDIITTEAGERIVAQARRVLEEAELIKHLANEEQNELEGAFKLGLIFTVAPYLLPKLITALRETAPKMPLMLEENYTHILTESLKRGDVDAIVVAEPFQEPGIVTEPLYDEPFFVIVPKGHHFEELDAVTPQLLGEEQVLLLSEGNCMRDQVLASCSELASKQKIQGLTNTLQGSSINTIRHMVASGLAISVMPATALTENDHMLFSIIPFEGTAPHRRVVLAYRRNFVRPKALTALRTAILQSQLTGVTFVNE, encoded by the coding sequence ATGACCTTGACCGAATTGCGTTACATCGTAGCCGTCGCACAAGAACGTCACTTCGGACGTGCCGCACGACGCTGCTTTGTCAGCCAGCCCACCCTCTCCATCGCCATTAAAAAGCTGGAGGAAGAGCTGTCGGTATCCCTGTTCGACCGTAGCAGCAACGACATCATCACAACCGAAGCGGGCGAGCGCATTGTCGCCCAAGCCCGCCGGGTTCTGGAAGAAGCAGAACTCATCAAGCACCTTGCCAATGAAGAGCAAAACGAATTGGAAGGTGCGTTCAAACTCGGCCTGATTTTTACCGTTGCCCCCTACCTTCTGCCCAAGCTCATTACCGCGCTGCGTGAAACCGCGCCGAAAATGCCGCTGATGCTGGAAGAGAACTATACCCACATCCTGACCGAGTCGCTCAAACGCGGCGATGTCGATGCAATCGTCGTTGCCGAACCGTTCCAAGAGCCGGGCATCGTAACCGAGCCTCTGTATGACGAACCTTTCTTCGTCATCGTTCCAAAAGGACATCACTTTGAAGAACTCGATGCCGTTACGCCTCAGCTTTTGGGCGAAGAACAAGTGTTGCTGCTGTCCGAAGGCAACTGTATGCGCGACCAAGTGTTGGCAAGCTGTTCCGAATTGGCTTCCAAACAAAAAATCCAAGGTTTGACCAATACCCTGCAAGGCAGCTCCATCAACACCATCCGCCACATGGTTGCCAGCGGTTTGGCCATCAGCGTCATGCCGGCTACCGCATTGACCGAAAACGACCACATGCTTTTCAGCATTATCCCGTTTGAAGGTACTGCACCGCACCGCCGTGTCGTTTTGGCCTATCGCCGCAACTTTGTCCGTCCGAAAGCACTGACTGCTTTGCGCACTGCCATTTTGCAATCGCAACTGACCGGTGTAACGTTCGTCAACGAATAA